One Amblyomma americanum isolate KBUSLIRL-KWMA chromosome 8, ASM5285725v1, whole genome shotgun sequence DNA window includes the following coding sequences:
- the LOC144102128 gene encoding uncharacterized protein LOC144102128 — translation MDRRSLSRPTTSHFCQSLLKEFVTCPHDCRDFFLRLLRYDYVLQYVPGKYLVLADMLSRSTTPGGVDNAGATDDVEVHALQLLNGMVTVSTQQKLAKETARDCYLQTVVSNLSAGKPIQDVERLPDTSARSVVAALSAMFARYGIPIELCTDNGPQFSSQEFAAFAKEYGFAHVTSSPHYPQSNGLAEKGVQIVKRIMKKTQDARHDFWLGLLAYRSTPLINGQSPGELLQGRRLRSNLPDFGGIKTIEVKKHRQTPKGQPLLQLGKGDVVRLRDKTWSQKGKVVGKAAPRSYQVVTESRRVLRRNRRHLLHSSEQYAETSDDDTDDDCADEADPNAWNSPGSVTPEPSGTTSAAPQQPPGLCDQHLAHGATPSASITHSEQPTSVISLRRSTRTVKSPQRLRYDAAFNQLS, via the exons ATGGACAGACGGTCATTATCGAGACCGACCACAAGCCACTTCTGTCAATCGCTGCTAAAGGAATTTGTGACATGCCCCCACGattgcagagatttttttttaagaCTTCTCAGATATGACTATGTTCTGCAGTACGTTCCAGGGAAGTACCTGGTCTTGGCAGACATGCTCTCACGATCGACTACACCCGGGGGTGTCGACAATGCTGGTGCCACAGACGACGTCGAagttcacgcactacagctcctcAACGGCATGGTCACGGTATCAACGCAGCAAAAACTGGCAAAGGAAACTGCTCGTGACTGCTACTTGCAGACTGTCGTCAGCAACTTATCAGCAGGAAAACCAATTCAAG ATGTCGAGAGGCTTCCAGACACAAGTGCAAGAAGTGTTGTTGCGGCTCTCAGTGCTATGTTTGCTCGATACGGCATTCCTATCGAACTGTGCACTGATAATGGACCACAGTTTTCAAGCCAAGAGTTCGCAGCCTTCGCTAAAGAGTATGGTTTTGCGCACGTCACGTCTAGCCCACACTACCCGCAGTCTAACGGCCTTGCCGAAAAAGGTGTGCAAATTGTCAAGCGGATAATGAAGAAAACTCAAGACGCACGACACGACTTCTGGCTAGGCCTTCTGGCCTACCGATCAACGCCACTGATTAATGGTCAATcccctggcgagcttcttcaaggCAGGCGCCTTCGATCTAATCTCCCCGATTTTGGCGGTATCAAGACTATCGAAGTCAAGAAGCACCGCCAGACGCCCAAAGGACAGCCGTTGCTTCAACTAGGTAAAGGTGACGTCGTCAGGCTGCGAGACAAAACTTGGTCACAGAAAGGAAAGGTGGTTGGGAAAGCTGCCCCGAGGTCCTACCAAGTTGTAACTGAAAGTCGTCGTGTTCTTCGGCGCAACAGGCGACACCTGCTTCATTCCAGCGAGCAGTATGCGGAAACAAGTGACGATGACACCGACGACGACTGCGCAGACGAAGCTGACCCAAATGCGTGGAACAGTCCAGGGAGTGTGACACCGGAGCCTTCTGGCACTACAAGTGCAGCACCCCAGCAGCCTCCGGGGCTCTGTGACCAACATCTAGCCCACGGTGCCACGCCTTCGGCTTCGATTACCCATTCAGAGCAACCCACAAGTGTCATCAGTCTGAGGAGGTCGACTCGTACCGTGAAGTCTCCCCAACGTCTTCGTTATGACGCTGCTTTCAATCAGTTATCATGA